A stretch of Hydractinia symbiolongicarpus strain clone_291-10 chromosome 9, HSymV2.1, whole genome shotgun sequence DNA encodes these proteins:
- the LOC130657968 gene encoding golgin subfamily A member 5-like, with protein sequence MSWLSEFTSKAENLLNKIDQSAATTFNESTNVVSPDQHIGEINVAKEPQNFASTKYVPRTSPVNKTFDSQEKKHPAHLALNNSAETSRSSNQGIKNGIQTNLARSSSSPSLNKKEDDLLFEFLNSNNPVTLKKGHVRNLSGPKTSTPRKTLPLSSNVSSSRPVPSTQPEEQKHNDAVDSAPPVMSAQKSEKDITDRSDKESEKNKSDQSQQHTYDEANKIDATRISNLELENKLLKNEMHSLNEELASTLTKLKEQQQETEKYKLRYDNRRAQQNEDYERIQKEFESKEMDLTEALKAKDSQLAVLRVRIQEVDMELQKKTKTLEEVQEQNERLFKDHSDATGVQSVALDNIKFKLEEAEDHLRLERNEKENIKSELMNLQTKRQSEQRQYTETIKQLQARQSEGKDKSREIEVKLKQSADAANIARKELKDYKDKAARILQAKEKLINSLRQGTDSTEASPVLLSELEETKQERDALRDELQQTKYNLEKVRSEYLDLELLHNSEYDENQQRIDSLQISLQDESQKRQHAEEDMKRYMQELQFTREDLHKIKKSQISQTQQHEAEMKKLQQQVTAKVKQNANSSQDELENRIRTLTDSLIHKQTMVEALSTEKNSLVLQLERLEKQYHDVQSSLTRRNKDHSTDIEDPESGSRLQPMASIMPSQITQNRHWKKTVNDIDKFSIRLGVFLRRYPIARLMVIVYMFILHLWVTFVLLTYTPEMHSSDPHSPKDPHS encoded by the exons atgtCTTGGTTAAGCGAGTTCACATCTAAAGCTGaaaatttgttaaataaaattGATCAAAGTGCAGCAACTACATTCAATGAATCTACAAATGTTGTATCGCCAGACCAACACATTGGTGAGATAAACGTTGCAAAAGAACCACAAAATTTTGCTTCCACAAAGTATGTCCCACGAACTTCACCCGTCAacaaaacatttgattcacaAGAAAAAAAGCATCCAGCCCATCTGGCATTAAACAATTCAGCTGAAACCAGTCGATCTTCAAACCAAg GTATCAAGAATGGAATACAAACAAACCTAGCTAGATCTTCAAGCTCACCATCATTGAACAAAAAAGAAGATGATCTACTGTTTGAATTTCTGAATAGTAACAACCCAGTCACATTAAAAAAAGGACATGTCCGAAATCTTTCTGGCCCTAAAACTTCAACTCCTCGCAAAACCTTACCTTTGTCATCTAATGTATCATCTTCAAGACCAGTTCCATCAACACAGCCAGAAGAACAAAAACACAATGATG CTGTGGACTCAGCTCCACCTGTAATGTCTGCTCAAAAGTCAGAAAAGGATATAACTGACAGAAGTGATAAGGAAAGTGAGAAAAATAAGTCAGATCAAAGTCAGCAACATACGTACGATGAAGCTAATAAAATTGATGCTACAAGGATTTCAAATCTGGAACTGGAAAATAAACTGCTAAAAAATGAAATGCATTCCCTCAATGAAGAGCTTGCATCAACATTGACAAAGCTGAAAGAGCAGCAGCAAG aaaCTGAGAAATATAAGCTTCGCTATGACAACAGAAGAGCTCAGCAGAATGAAGACTATGAACGTATACAAAAGGAATTTGAAAGCAAGGAAATGGATCTCACAGAAGCCTTAAAAGCAAAAGATTCACAGTTGGCTGTCCTTCGTGTCCGCATTCAGGAAGTTGACATGGAattgcaaaagaaaacaaagactCTTGAAGAAGTACAAGAACAAAATGAAAG ATTATTTAAAGACCATTCTGATGCAACTGGTGTGCAGAGTGTGGCTTTAGATAACATAAAATTCAAATTAGAGGAAGCCGAAGATCACCTTCGACTGGAGAGAAATGAAAAGGAAAATATCAAA TCAGAACTGATGAATTTACAAACAAAACGACAAAGTGAGCAACGTCAATACACAGAAACAATTAAACAACTGCAAGCACGGCAGTCTGAAGGAAAAG ATAAATCACGAGAAATTGAGGTGAAACTGAAACAGTCTGCGGATGCTGCTAATATTGCTCGCAAGGAATTAAAAGATTACAAAGATAAAGCTGCACGTATATTGCAg GCAAAGGAAAAATTAATCAACTCGCTGCGACAAGGAACAGATTCGACAGAAGCTTCACCAGTGCTGTTGTCAGAATTGGAAGAAACCAAGCAGGAGAGAGATGCGCTAAGAGACGAACTACAACAAACGAAATATAATTTGGAAAAAGTGCGATCAGAATATCTG GACTTAGAACTCCTTCACAACTCTGAGTATGATGAGAATCAACAAAGAATTGACAGCTTGCAAATTTCTTTACAAGATGAATCTCAAAAAAGACAACATGCTGAAGAAGATATGAAACGCTACATGCAG GAATTACAATTTACAAGAGAAGATTTGCATAAAATCAAGAAATCTCAAATTTCACAAACACAG CAACACGAAGCAGAAATGAAGAAGCTGCAACAACAG GTTACAGCAAAGGTGAAACAAAACGCAAACTCGTCTCAAGACGAACTTGAAAATCGAATACGAACGTTGACTGACAGTCTGATACACAAGCAGACTATGGTGGAAGCTCTAAGCACAGAAAAAAATTCACTCGTTCTCCAATTAGAAAGACTGGAA AAGCAATACCACGACGTTCAAAGTAGCTTAACACGAAGAAACAAAGATCACTCGACCGACATTGAAGATCCGGAAAGCG GTTCTCGATTACAACCCATGGCATCCATTATGCCTTCTCAAATCACACAAAACAGGCACTGGAAGAAAACGGTAAACGACATCGATAAATTCAG TATTCGGCTTGGTGTATTCTTACGTCGCTATCCCATCGCCAGGTTGATGGTTATTGTTTATATG TTTATTCTCCACTTGTGGGTTACTTTTGTCTTGCTGACATACACACCTGAAATGCATAGCAGCGACCCCCACTCGCCGAAAGATCCTCACTCATAG